In Gimesia panareensis, the genomic window GCTGCAGGTGAGTGAAGCCAGGCAGCACCTGGTCGGCGTCCCGGTCGCAACGTTCGACGAAAGCCACCTGCAGATCCTTGAGCAGGCTGTCGACCCGTTCAATCGCACCGCGGGTGTAGAGCTTGAGGTCGGTCGAAACCTGGTCATTCCGGCTGCGGCCGGTGTGCAGCTTACGACCGATGTCGCCGATCCGCTCGATCAGCGCACTTTCGATGTGCATGTGGATGTCTTCGAGCTCAAAGCGGAATTCAAAGTTTCCCTGCTCGATCTCACCACCGATTTCGGTCAGCGTCTCCACGATCTGCCGGCATTCGTCGTCGGTAATCAGCCCCACTTTGGCCAGCATGCGGGCGTGTGCCTGCGAGCCCCGGATATCGACTGCTGCCAGCCGGCTGTCAAAACTGATTGATTCCGTAAACGCTTCAACGCGGGCATCGGTCTGCTGTTGAAATCGTCCTCCCCAGGCTTTTGCGGCCACGGTCTGTCTCCACTGCAAGTCGTTAAATTAAATCGGTTTCGCTCAGGGCCCGCATCGAAAACAAGCCCTGCATAGGCAGAGTAATCTGCCGGCCAGCATCCATCAAGCCGCCCACGCGCCCGGAGCGGGAATGACGTCATATTTTATCCTTTTTTCCGGGTCGGACCGGGAAATATGTTGGTAAATGGTCTCCCGGCACCTCTAGGATGGAAATGAGAGACACTCTCTTTTGAACATGAGTCAACAACCTGAAGATCTCCAAAAAGCCATGAAACTGAACCTGACATTTCTTACCGTCTGTGCTGCCGTCCTGAATGGCGGTTTGCTGCAATCAACTCAAGCCGCCATTGAGGCCCCCAAACCGAATCCAGAAGCAGCGGAAACCGCACCTTCAGAAACCTGGACCATCGAGATCACTCCTGCCCCCGGTTTGAATTCCTACGCGACCAAAAAAGTCCAGGTTCCCCTTGAGCAAACTCCAACGGCTCAGAAAACATCGGACACCATCGTCATTGTCCCGCGTGACATTCCCGTGATCGCACAGCAGGAATGTGAGAACTGTCCGCCACACCGCCGGCCCGTCCAACACCCGCTGGCCCGCTATGGCTCTGGTTCCTGGGCTCTGCCGACCAATGGCTATTTCGCCAATCTACAATCGGTGCCGGCCCTCTATATGTATAGTGATCTGATCCGTTCCAACTGGTTCGGTTCCCCCTACAGGGGACACTCCTTCTATTACAATGGTTACCGCCCCTCATTCCGCTTCGGCTCGCTGCAGTATCGGGGATTCGGGAATTATGACCGCATGTACAATCCGCGGATCATCCCCTTCGGTTACCAGTTCTCCGGCTCCCGCGATTACTACCAGATCCTGGCCCTGACTTCGATGCTGTCTAATCTCCCCTGATCGGCCTGAATTTCAGCCAAAAGCGTGACTGCTCTGGCTCACATGCACTTTCATTGATATAATCAACGCACTGAATTGAAGCTCTCAGTTTCTCCCAGCCATTCCAGGGGCCCATGCGATGACTGAAGTTAACTCGGGCGGTATGTGTGCGCCGCACCTGCTGAATCGACGACAGGCGATGCAGATCGGCGTCGGTCTGTTCGGCCTGAATCTGCCGCAACTGCTCCAGGCTAAAAAGTCAGGGGCGAAAGAATCAGGCAAGCAGGATATCTCCTGTATCTTCATTTTCCTGGCAGGCGGACCGAGCCATTTCGAAACCTTCGATCCCAAGCCGGAAGCCCCTGCTGAAATCCGCGGTCCCTGGAAACCGATCGATACCAACGTCCCCGGCATTCAGATCTGCGAAAAGCTCCCCCTGCTGGCACAGCGGATGGACAAAGTCGCTGTGATCCGTTCCTGGCAGGGAAAGAGCGGCTCGCACAGCACCGGTTCCCAGCATGTCGCCAGTGGGTTCAAACCGATCGGGAAACAGTATTTCCCTAACTTCGGCTGCCTGGTTTCCGCCCTGTACGGCAGCCGTGTCCCCGGCATGCCCGCCCATCTGGGCATTCCGGTCGCCGCCCGCTACACCGATCCCCCTGGTTACCTGGGAACCGCGTATTCCGCTTTTGATCTCAAGGGGGATCCGAGCAAACCGGAAATGGAACTGGGGGGCCTCAATCTCTCGAAAGTCCGCTTCGAAAACCGACTGGAAATGCTTTCCCAACTGGAAAATCTGAGCCGACTGCAGGAGATTCAGAACTCGCAGTTCGAATCGGTCGACAAATTCACCGAGGAAGCCATCGCCATGCTGACCAGCGGCGCGATGCAGAAAGCGATCAACCTCGACGAGGAATCCGTACAGACCCGCGAACGCTATGGCGACAATATCTATGGCCGCCGCGTCCTGCTGGGTCGTCGGCTGATTGAAGCAGGCGCCCGTTTCGTGACGATCAACCAGGCCGTTCAGGGCGGCCTGTTCGGAAACGCCAAAACCAACGGTACGTGGGATAACCATGGCTGGCTCTTCGATTCGATGATGACCTTCTCCAAGCCCCCCGCAGACCTGCCCAAAGGCAAACGCTGGCACAGCTACGCCGGCCCCGGAAACGTTCCCCAACTGGACATGTCACTCTCAGCCCTGCTGGACGATCTGGAGGAGCGCGGGCTGCTCGACACAACCCTCGTCGTCGCAATGGGCGAATTCGGACGCACGCCGAAAATCAACGCCACCGCAGGCCGCGATCACTATCCGAATGCGGGCAGCGTGCTGATGGCCGGCGGCCCCGTGCAACGCGGCACTGTCATTGGCGCCACCGACCGCAAAGGGAGCCTGCCCAGCACGCGTCCCTGGCGCCCCGAGGACTTTGCCACATCCATTTACCACGCGCTGGGCATCGACGCCCACCAGACCTATTTCCCCAGGCTCCCCCGCCCCACGCCGGTCGCTGCGGGTGAACTCATTGACGGCCTGTTCTGAACTTTCCACGGTCCACATTCAGCGAGTTCCGGAAAACCTCCCCCGAATCCGGGCAAAGGATTGCATCCGTCTATCGCTCCTGCTAGGTTTCACTTTTTAAGCGCACGATCTCTGCAGGAGTGTTTCTCATTATGTCATCCGATGCCCCCAAAGCCGTGGTCCTCGTCAGTGGCGGACTCGATTCCGCAACCACACTGGCGATGGCCGCTGACGCCGGTTTTGAACTGTACGCGCTCTCCTTCGACTACGGTCAACGGCACCGCCACGAACTGGAAGCAGCGAAAAAGGTCTGCCAGGCATTTGATGCACAACACTTTGTCACCTTCCCGCTGGATCTACGGGTCTTTGGTGGCTCGGCACTCACCGCAGACATTGAAGTCCCCAAGGATCGCTCTGATGATGACCTGGAAGCCGGCATTCCCATCACCTATGTCCCCGCCCGGAACACGGTCTTCCTCTCGCTGGCACTCGCCTGGGCCGAAACTTTGAATGCCTTCGACCTGTTCATCGGCGTGAATGCCGTCGATTACAGTGGCTATCCCGACTGCCGTCCTGAGTTCATCGAGTCCTTCGAGAACATGGCCAACCTGGCAACGAAATCGGGTGTCGAACACAGCGGAACCTGGAAGATCCATACGCCGCTGATTTCGCTGACCAAGGCCGAAATCATCAAAAAAGGGATGGAACTCGGCGTCGATTATGGCCTGACCCACAGTTGCTACGACCCACTGCCCGACGGCACGCCCTGCGGCCACTGTGACTCCTGCCAGCTCCGCGCCAAAGGTTTCGCGGAAGCCGGCTTTGATGATCCCGCTCTGAAAAAATAACCGGCGTTCAACTGGAGGGCTTCAGTTCCCACCCCGGTTCCGTCACGGGGGGTTCCGCCGGGGGCTCGACCAGCTTGCCGTACAGTTCGGGACGCCGGGCACGGATATAACGCCGCCCGCCGGCTTGTCCCAGTTTTTCTTCAGTGCACAGAGCAATCGCCATATCGTCTCCCAGGTTCGTGCATTCAGCAATGATCTCACCGAACGGATCGAGGATCATCGACAGTCCCGGCTTGACTTCCTGGTCATCCATGCCGACCGGGTTCGTGAAGATTGCATATACGCCATTGTCATAGGCCCGCGCGGGCAGCCAGCGCATCAGCCAGCCCTTACCTTTGGGGCCCTGAAATTCCTGTCGCAGCCGTACCGGATCCCGGTCCCGGTTGTCCCAGAGTTTTGGATCGACGAGTCCCCGCCCGGGCATCACTGATGGCAGGCAACAGGTCACGTGCGGCATAAAGATGATCTCGGCTCCCAGCATCGTCGTCATCCGCACATTTTCGACCAGGTTGTTGTCGTAGCAGATCAAAATCCCACAGCGACAGCCACGCAGATCGAAAACCACGTATTCACTCCCTGAAGACAGGTGCGAATTCACGAACGCATGCAGCTTGCGAAAACGGGCTACCAGCTGGTGCCCATCGACACAGACGTATGTGTTATACACGTCCCCCTGGTCCTCTTCGAACAGCCCGGCCAGGATTGGCACCCCGACTTCGGCTGAGATCTGCATCAGTTCCCGAGTACTCGGACCGGAGGGCACCGGTTCGGCCAGCGCCAGCAGTTCTTCTTTGGAAAACGATTGCACGAATGTGTAAGCCGGGATACAACATTCATGAAAGCTGACAATCTCAGCCCCCCGGTCGACCGCCTGTTGTGCGAGCTCCCGGATCCGCTGCAGATTATATGCCTTGTCTCCGTTACGATGTTCAAACTGGACGGCAGCGATCCTGATGTCTCTCATTGGGTTTTTCCTTCCGATCTGATATGCTGTGGACTCACCCATCTTAATCTGATGTTTTCCAACGATAAAGGGATTTTAAAACTGATGGCGACACAATTGACGAACGACTCCATTTCCGCAATCGAAGCAGACTGGCTGATCATTCCCCTGGCAGAAGCAGCTCCCCTGCCTTCCGCAGTAGCACAACTGGACGAAGCGATCGGCGGACAGATCACCCGCCTGATCGAAGCTGAAGATTTCACGGGCAAACTGGCATCAACGGCGACTCTACTGGGGCTGTCGGGCATTAAAACCCCCCGCGTCCTGCTGGCTGGTCTGGGCCCTGCCAAAGATCTTTCGCTGGCAGCGCTGGAAAAATCCATGATGACCGCCGCCCGCGCCACCTCAGCGAAAAAAGAGACCAGCATTGCGGTCCTGCTCCCGGACGTCTCAGAGAGCTCCCTTTCTGCAGCTGGGATCGCCCGCCAGATCAGCATCGCCATGACCGTCGGCTCTGTAGGACAGGACCTGTACCGGGCCGAGCCTGGCCGCTTCCCATTCCAGGAGGTTCAGATCGCTGGTGCGGATTCTGCAGAAGTGCAGCAGGCGGTCCTGGAAGGATCGATCCTGGGCGAAGCCGTCAACCTGGCACGGGAAGTAGTCAACCGTCCCGCCGGCGATATCTTTCCGGTCAGCTTTGCCGACAAGGTAGTTGAAATCGCCAAAGAGATCGGTCTGGAAGCAGAGATCCTCGATGAGAAACAACTGGCAGTGGAAAAGATGGGCTCTATGCTTGCAGTCGCCCAGGGAAGCGACCAGCCGCCCCGTCTGGCGATCCTGAAACATCAGGGCGGCGACGCCTCCGCTCCCACGCTGGCCCTGGTCGGTAAAGGGGTCACCTTCGACAGCGGCGGACTTTCAATCAAACCGAGTGACGGCATGAAGACCATGAAATGCGACATGGGCGGTGCTGCCGCGGTACTCGGTGCGATGACGGCAATTGCCCGCCTCAAACTGCCCGTGAATGTCGTGGGTTACATGGGCCTCGTGGAAAACATGGTCAACGGATCCTCTTATAAACTGGGCGATGTACTCACAGCCCGGAACGGCAAGACCATCGAAGTCCTCAACACTGATGCTGAAGGACGCCTGGTCCTGGCAGATGTGCTGACACTGGCTGTCGACCGCGGGGCCTCGAACCTGATCGACCTCGCGACCCTGACCGGAGCCTGTGTCGTTGCCCTGGGTGAAGATGTCACCGGCGTTTTCTCCAACACCCCGGCATGGTCCCAGGCGGTTCAGGACGCAGCGAAAACCACTGGCGAATCGGTCTGGGAAATGCCCATGTTTCCGGAGTTTGCCGAGCAGCTCAAGAGCGATGTGGCTGACCTGAAAAACGTCGGTCTCCGCTGGGGGGGTGCGATTACCGCCGCCAAGTTCCTGGAAAACTTCGTCAGCGAAACCCCGTGGGTGCACCTGGATATTGCTGGCCCCGCGTTCGCTTCTGCCAACCTGCCCCACCGTGAAGGGGGCGGAACCGGCTGCATGGTCCGTACCCTGGTGGAAGTCGCCCGCGAGTACAAAGGCTGATCAAAGAGAGTCGAAATTACTCTTCGGATTCCCGTTCCAGCGCCCCCAGATCGTTTAACGATGCTGCGGGGCGTTGTTTCATTCCCCGGGGACCTTTGAACTCCTGTTTGACCGGGAAGTTCGCCTTCACCGCCGCGGGCAGAGGACCGGCTTTACCCAGACAGGCCGACTTTGCGGTCAGAAAGAACAGGTTTTTCGCTTCGTCCTGAAATCCCGGGTCCGCGCCCGAGTGGATTTCTTTTTCGGAACTGACCTTGCCGAACCGGGTTGAGTGAGCCGCCTTCCAGCCCGACTTGATCCAGTTATAGCTCAGGCTGGCGGTTCCCGCTTCATCCAGAATTGCCAGGCTCTTTCCTTCGTGCGTCGTGTAAAGAATATTATTCCGGCAGTCCAGATGCTCGCTCTCTGTTGACAGCCGCACCAGCGTGGTGGAAGCCCGACGCGAAATCATTGTATTGTTATAGAGGAATAGCGTCCCCTTACGGTAGTTCTCTTCTGAGCCGCTGTCACCGCCGTAGTGAATCATCTGCGTGTTCGAATCTTCTTTGCGTTTCACCAGGACATTGCCATACACATACGTGGATCGGTAGCGGGGATCGAAACGGATCGTATCACTCCCCTCGGAATCGACGAGATCGAGCTGCCGGTTGCCGCTTTCAATCCAGTTGTAGCGCACCACCAGGCCGGCGGAGCGATCTTTGAGATTGTTCCCCAGGCAGTTTTCGCGGAGGGGACCAAGGTAGTTCCCCTGAAAGGTGATGCCTGCCGACTCAGTGTAGACGTTGTGCTCATAGTAGCTGTCCGCAATCCCATTGTGATAGATCGCACAGTTTTCGACGAGGATCTCTTTCGAATCGGGGGCGATAAACAGTCCGTTCCCGCAATCGTGCAGATAACAGTTGCGGATCGTGATGTGTTCGCCCTTTTCAATGAAGATCGCCGCGGCGTTCTGGAAATACTTCTGCAGCCCTTCCGAGCTGAAATAAAAGAACGAGGGGCGGGCGCTGCGAATATCGAGGTTTTCGATCACAATGTGCACAGGCATCGTATCTGCCGGATCGCGGGCACCACCGATTTTGATGATCCCCCGCTGTTCGCCCCAGTAGCGCAGCTGCGGCCGCGTCACCGCCCGCCGGCCATCCACAACGGGTAACTCCCCTTTGTCGGAGGGAATCCCTTTGACGACGATCGGCTTGTCTTTCGTGCCGCGTCGGCAGATTACCCATTTGCTGCGGTAAGGCTGCGCCCGCCAGTGAATGCGGACTTCATCGCCTGGTGACAGGCTCTCCCAGGGAACCTTTTCCAGCAATGTGTACTTCTGCTCGGGGCCGACTTCATAAATTTCTGCCCGGCATTCTGCAGCACAGATCAATGTACTGCCAATCACGGTCAGCGAGAGCAGACCATTTAGAATCCAGCTGCGACGGGAAACAGATCCCTGCGGTTGTGATGGATATCGCTGCACGGCAGGGTCTCCCTTCCCGTCCGGTTTGAAATCAGCTCAGACCGGAACGTTTAAGCTCAAACGATGACCGGGGAATGGTCGCTCAGTGAATCTGTGCTGGAACCCACTGCACCGGGCGGTTCTTCTGATGAGGCTGAGCTGAATTAGGAATGGTCGTCGGTGCATACAGCATGGAAGGGGGCACGGAGGACATAGGCTCTTCCGCAGCGGGTGCAGGAGCGGGTTTTCCAATGGCTCCTTTCGGTCCCTGATCGGGGGTTGGCGCAATTTTCTGGGGCACCACGGTTGAGGGCCCTGCTGGAACGCTATTTCCTTCCGGCACAAATCCTTCGTAATAAGTACCTGAATCACCTTCATAAGTTTGGGGAGCCCCATAAGTTTGAGGCATCTCATAGGTCTGGCCGCCTTGAGGACCGCAGGTGGGACAGCTGGACTGAGGAGTAAAGCCTGGTGTGGGGTAGGATTCCATCGGGTAAGTTTCCATCGCCCCTTCATCATAGCCCCCGTAACTGAAGGTACCAGATGCCAGCGTGCTACCCAGTTTCTTGCCAAAGCCATGCTTGCGACAGCCACCGCAGGGATT contains:
- a CDS encoding DUF1501 domain-containing protein, with amino-acid sequence MTEVNSGGMCAPHLLNRRQAMQIGVGLFGLNLPQLLQAKKSGAKESGKQDISCIFIFLAGGPSHFETFDPKPEAPAEIRGPWKPIDTNVPGIQICEKLPLLAQRMDKVAVIRSWQGKSGSHSTGSQHVASGFKPIGKQYFPNFGCLVSALYGSRVPGMPAHLGIPVAARYTDPPGYLGTAYSAFDLKGDPSKPEMELGGLNLSKVRFENRLEMLSQLENLSRLQEIQNSQFESVDKFTEEAIAMLTSGAMQKAINLDEESVQTRERYGDNIYGRRVLLGRRLIEAGARFVTINQAVQGGLFGNAKTNGTWDNHGWLFDSMMTFSKPPADLPKGKRWHSYAGPGNVPQLDMSLSALLDDLEERGLLDTTLVVAMGEFGRTPKINATAGRDHYPNAGSVLMAGGPVQRGTVIGATDRKGSLPSTRPWRPEDFATSIYHALGIDAHQTYFPRLPRPTPVAAGELIDGLF
- the queC gene encoding 7-cyano-7-deazaguanine synthase QueC, with the translated sequence MSSDAPKAVVLVSGGLDSATTLAMAADAGFELYALSFDYGQRHRHELEAAKKVCQAFDAQHFVTFPLDLRVFGGSALTADIEVPKDRSDDDLEAGIPITYVPARNTVFLSLALAWAETLNAFDLFIGVNAVDYSGYPDCRPEFIESFENMANLATKSGVEHSGTWKIHTPLISLTKAEIIKKGMELGVDYGLTHSCYDPLPDGTPCGHCDSCQLRAKGFAEAGFDDPALKK
- a CDS encoding nitrilase family protein, encoding MRDIRIAAVQFEHRNGDKAYNLQRIRELAQQAVDRGAEIVSFHECCIPAYTFVQSFSKEELLALAEPVPSGPSTRELMQISAEVGVPILAGLFEEDQGDVYNTYVCVDGHQLVARFRKLHAFVNSHLSSGSEYVVFDLRGCRCGILICYDNNLVENVRMTTMLGAEIIFMPHVTCCLPSVMPGRGLVDPKLWDNRDRDPVRLRQEFQGPKGKGWLMRWLPARAYDNGVYAIFTNPVGMDDQEVKPGLSMILDPFGEIIAECTNLGDDMAIALCTEEKLGQAGGRRYIRARRPELYGKLVEPPAEPPVTEPGWELKPSS
- a CDS encoding leucyl aminopeptidase, translating into MATQLTNDSISAIEADWLIIPLAEAAPLPSAVAQLDEAIGGQITRLIEAEDFTGKLASTATLLGLSGIKTPRVLLAGLGPAKDLSLAALEKSMMTAARATSAKKETSIAVLLPDVSESSLSAAGIARQISIAMTVGSVGQDLYRAEPGRFPFQEVQIAGADSAEVQQAVLEGSILGEAVNLAREVVNRPAGDIFPVSFADKVVEIAKEIGLEAEILDEKQLAVEKMGSMLAVAQGSDQPPRLAILKHQGGDASAPTLALVGKGVTFDSGGLSIKPSDGMKTMKCDMGGAAAVLGAMTAIARLKLPVNVVGYMGLVENMVNGSSYKLGDVLTARNGKTIEVLNTDAEGRLVLADVLTLAVDRGASNLIDLATLTGACVVALGEDVTGVFSNTPAWSQAVQDAAKTTGESVWEMPMFPEFAEQLKSDVADLKNVGLRWGGAITAAKFLENFVSETPWVHLDIAGPAFASANLPHREGGGTGCMVRTLVEVAREYKG
- a CDS encoding right-handed parallel beta-helix repeat-containing protein produces the protein MQRYPSQPQGSVSRRSWILNGLLSLTVIGSTLICAAECRAEIYEVGPEQKYTLLEKVPWESLSPGDEVRIHWRAQPYRSKWVICRRGTKDKPIVVKGIPSDKGELPVVDGRRAVTRPQLRYWGEQRGIIKIGGARDPADTMPVHIVIENLDIRSARPSFFYFSSEGLQKYFQNAAAIFIEKGEHITIRNCYLHDCGNGLFIAPDSKEILVENCAIYHNGIADSYYEHNVYTESAGITFQGNYLGPLRENCLGNNLKDRSAGLVVRYNWIESGNRQLDLVDSEGSDTIRFDPRYRSTYVYGNVLVKRKEDSNTQMIHYGGDSGSEENYRKGTLFLYNNTMISRRASTTLVRLSTESEHLDCRNNILYTTHEGKSLAILDEAGTASLSYNWIKSGWKAAHSTRFGKVSSEKEIHSGADPGFQDEAKNLFFLTAKSACLGKAGPLPAAVKANFPVKQEFKGPRGMKQRPAASLNDLGALERESEE